Proteins co-encoded in one Cytophaga hutchinsonii ATCC 33406 genomic window:
- the rpsJ gene encoding 30S ribosomal protein S10, translating into MNQKIRIKLKSYDHNLVDKSSERIVRAVKATGAVVSGPIPLPTEKEIFTVLRSPHVNKKSRDQYQLCTYKRLVDIYSTSSKTVDALMKLELPSGVDVEIKV; encoded by the coding sequence ATGAATCAAAAAATCAGAATAAAACTTAAATCTTACGATCACAATTTGGTTGATAAATCTTCCGAAAGAATTGTAAGAGCTGTTAAGGCTACCGGGGCTGTTGTTAGTGGTCCAATTCCTTTGCCAACAGAAAAAGAGATCTTCACCGTTTTGAGATCTCCACACGTTAACAAGAAATCCAGAGATCAGTACCAGCTTTGTACATACAAAAGATTGGTTGATATCTACTCTACAAGTTCTAAAACAGTGGATGCTCTAATGAAATTAGAGTTGCCAAGTGGTGTAGACGTAGAAATCAAAGTTTGA
- the rplC gene encoding 50S ribosomal protein L3, with amino-acid sequence MSGIIGKKVGMTSVYDAVGNYVPCTVIEAGPCVITQIKTVETDGYKAVQLAFDDKKEKSTTKPLLGHFKKAGVSPKRKLVEFKGFENELTLGQSLAAQDVFVEGDFVDVVGTAKGRGFQGVVKRHGFGGVGGQTHGQHNRARHAGSIGACSFPARVFKGTRMAGRMGNNRVKIQNLQILKVYPEHNLLVVSGSVPGSKNSYVLIEK; translated from the coding sequence ATGTCCGGTATTATAGGTAAAAAAGTAGGGATGACAAGCGTATATGATGCAGTAGGGAATTATGTTCCTTGTACTGTAATCGAAGCTGGTCCTTGCGTTATCACGCAAATCAAAACTGTAGAAACAGACGGTTACAAAGCTGTTCAGTTAGCTTTCGATGATAAAAAAGAAAAGAGCACGACTAAGCCTCTTTTGGGTCATTTCAAAAAAGCAGGTGTTTCTCCAAAAAGAAAGCTTGTTGAATTCAAAGGTTTTGAAAATGAATTGACTCTTGGTCAATCTTTAGCAGCACAAGACGTATTCGTAGAAGGTGACTTCGTGGATGTAGTTGGTACTGCAAAAGGTAGAGGTTTCCAAGGTGTTGTAAAAAGACATGGTTTTGGTGGTGTGGGTGGTCAAACTCACGGTCAGCATAACAGAGCTCGTCACGCTGGTTCAATTGGTGCATGTTCTTTCCCTGCACGTGTATTTAAAGGTACTCGTATGGCTGGTAGAATGGGCAACAACAGAGTTAAAATTCAGAATTTACAAATTTTGAAAGTTTATCCTGAGCACAACTTATTAGTTGTTAGTGGTTCTGTACCAGGTTCTAAAAATTCTTACGTTTTAATTGAGAAGTAA